In Pantoea phytobeneficialis, one genomic interval encodes:
- a CDS encoding DJ-1/PfpI family protein — MSTPFNIGLLLFPELTQLDLTGPWEVFARMPGVSNYLVWKDRQPVMSDRGLTMLPTTTFADCPPLDLICIPGGPGQIALMDDEETLAFVRRVAENAQWVTSVCTGSLVLGAAGLLQGYRATSHWGSIDQLSLFGATPVQERVVRDRNRITGAGVTSGIDFALTVAEELLGRDAAEAIQLQMEYDPAPPFDSGSPRSASAERLTQAQQQMAAFIARRRAASEKAGERLKR, encoded by the coding sequence ATGTCCACCCCCTTCAATATTGGTCTGCTGCTTTTCCCGGAACTGACGCAACTTGATCTGACTGGTCCGTGGGAAGTGTTTGCCCGTATGCCAGGCGTCAGCAACTATCTGGTATGGAAAGACCGTCAGCCCGTGATGTCTGACCGTGGTCTGACTATGTTGCCGACGACCACCTTCGCGGATTGCCCACCGCTGGATCTGATCTGTATCCCCGGCGGGCCGGGCCAGATTGCCCTGATGGACGATGAAGAGACGTTGGCCTTTGTGCGTCGTGTGGCGGAAAACGCGCAGTGGGTCACGTCGGTTTGTACCGGGTCGCTGGTGTTAGGGGCGGCAGGGTTGTTGCAGGGCTATCGCGCCACTTCACATTGGGGATCGATTGATCAGCTCAGTTTGTTTGGCGCAACGCCGGTGCAAGAGCGAGTGGTGCGTGACCGCAACCGTATTACCGGTGCGGGTGTCACCTCGGGCATCGATTTTGCGCTGACGGTGGCTGAGGAACTCCTGGGACGTGATGCGGCGGAGGCTATTCAGTTGCAGATGGAATACGACCCCGCACCGCCTTTCGATAGCGGTTCACCGCGCAGCGCTTCAGCGGAAAGGCTGACACAGGCCCAACAGCAGATGGCCGCGTTCATCGCCCGCCGTCGTGCGGCGAGCGAAAAGGCAGGGGAGCGCCTTAAGCGTTAA
- a CDS encoding sodium:solute symporter family protein produces the protein MKISTAEPHYLITFGMIGLFLAIMIAVLYTTNRKSTSFSDYAVGGRSYGPWYIAMSYTNSWWPGATFTAFFALSVSGVIGFYGAVYSTLGVTAMYLMARRAWKWGQHFNLTTQPDLLGMRYNSPAVKRVASIIGIICVFPWVVMGIQALALLVEFASFGRWGVTTCLIAGVLLILVRQYWTVSMGMRGLIMTDMYQGIIAYGLGALVCVVLLFSGDHSFGQLSSLPPAMLQIPGAEGSHYGPWYMFSLIFTGVVGSMCWPMSFQRIYTASGIRAVKKGTLLTILLVGGFYAILMLFATAVSQDPNVQANPQNGFFTALFDQGGPWLLALALVIVLAASIGHVDGCVQVCGTQFANDLATWNKPRSDRQLTVLAKSGMVVFIAAAALLAYFTFNYSRLQLLAQISYQGIIQLAVPLFFGIFSRFGNKQGALLGMMTGIIIAIVLTVFFPDDIPVLGSLTSGIVGLAGNLLVFVACGVLVPVDAKEKARVDELFALAERPAQPMAKPVLN, from the coding sequence ATGAAAATTAGCACCGCAGAACCACATTATTTAATTACCTTTGGCATGATCGGTTTATTTCTGGCGATCATGATTGCTGTCCTGTATACCACGAACCGTAAAAGCACCTCGTTTTCCGATTATGCAGTGGGTGGACGCTCTTACGGTCCCTGGTACATCGCCATGAGCTACACCAACTCCTGGTGGCCGGGCGCAACCTTTACCGCGTTTTTTGCGCTGTCGGTCAGCGGCGTGATTGGCTTCTATGGCGCGGTTTACTCAACGCTCGGCGTCACCGCGATGTACCTGATGGCGCGGCGTGCCTGGAAGTGGGGGCAACACTTTAATTTGACCACGCAGCCCGACCTGCTGGGTATGCGCTACAACAGCCCGGCGGTGAAACGAGTGGCGTCAATTATCGGCATCATTTGTGTCTTCCCGTGGGTGGTGATGGGAATTCAGGCACTGGCGCTGTTGGTGGAGTTCGCCAGCTTTGGCCGCTGGGGCGTGACCACCTGTCTGATCGCCGGCGTGCTGCTGATCCTGGTGCGTCAGTACTGGACCGTCAGCATGGGTATGCGTGGTTTGATTATGACCGACATGTATCAGGGGATTATCGCCTATGGCCTCGGTGCGCTGGTTTGCGTAGTACTGCTGTTCAGCGGTGATCACAGCTTTGGTCAGCTATCGTCACTGCCGCCTGCGATGTTGCAGATTCCGGGTGCAGAAGGCTCCCATTACGGCCCCTGGTATATGTTCAGCCTGATTTTTACCGGTGTGGTTGGTTCGATGTGTTGGCCAATGAGTTTCCAGCGCATTTACACCGCCAGCGGTATTCGTGCGGTAAAGAAGGGGACATTGCTGACAATCCTGCTGGTGGGCGGTTTCTACGCCATTCTGATGTTGTTCGCTACGGCGGTGAGCCAGGATCCCAATGTGCAGGCCAATCCGCAGAACGGTTTCTTCACGGCGTTGTTTGATCAGGGCGGTCCGTGGTTGCTGGCACTGGCGCTGGTGATTGTGCTGGCGGCGAGTATCGGCCATGTTGATGGTTGTGTGCAGGTGTGCGGTACGCAATTTGCCAACGATCTTGCTACCTGGAATAAGCCGCGCAGCGATCGTCAACTGACGGTACTGGCGAAGTCCGGCATGGTGGTGTTTATTGCAGCGGCAGCGCTGCTGGCTTATTTCACCTTTAACTACTCGCGTTTGCAGTTGCTGGCGCAGATCTCCTATCAGGGGATCATCCAACTGGCGGTGCCGCTGTTCTTCGGTATCTTCAGTCGCTTTGGCAACAAGCAGGGCGCGCTGCTGGGGATGATGACCGGCATCATTATTGCGATCGTGCTGACGGTGTTTTTCCCGGATGACATCCCGGTGCTTGGCTCACTTACCAGCGGCATTGTTGGCCTGGCGGGTAACCTGCTGGTGTTTGTCGCCTGCGGTGTGCTGGTGCCGGTGGATGCAAAAGAGAAAGCGCGGGTTGATGAGCTGTTTGCGCTGGCAGAACGCCCGGCCCAACCGATGGCGAAACCGGTACTGAATTAA